Proteins encoded within one genomic window of Camelina sativa cultivar DH55 chromosome 19, Cs, whole genome shotgun sequence:
- the LOC104766497 gene encoding GDSL esterase/lipase At2g04570 has translation MESHYHNQKPHINTMQHLKSLFTILFLITLSPLTVTFAGKIPAILVFGDSSVDAGNNNYIPTVARSNFEPYGRDFVGGKPTGRFCNGKIATDFMSEALGLKPIIPAYLDPSYNISDFATGVTFASAATGYDNATSDVLSVLPLWKQLEYYKEYQTKLKAYQGKDKATDTINDSLYLISIGTNDFLENYFAFPGRSSQYSVGLYQDFLAGIAKDFVKKLHELGARKISLGGLPPMGCMPLERATNLGTGGECVGRYNDIAVQFNGKLEKLVEQLNKELPGSNVVFSNPYEPFMRIIKNPSSFGFEVVGAACCATGMFEMGYGCQRNNPFTCTNADKYVFWDSFHPTQKTNHIMANALINSTFTHFL, from the exons ATGGAATCACACTATCACAATCAAAAACCACACATTAACACTATGCAACACCTCAAAAGTCTCTTCACAATTCTCTTCTTAATAACTTTGTCGCCGCTGACCGTAACGTTTGCAGGTAAAATACCGGCGATTCTAGTGTTTGGCGATTCTTCCGTAGATGCTGGGAACAACAACTATATCCCAACGGTTGCAAGAAGCAACTTTGAGCCATATGGACGCGACTTTGTTGGAGGGAAGCCAACCGGACGGTTTTGTAACGGAAAGATTGCAACGGATTTTATGTCTGAAGCGTTAGGGCTTAAACCGATAATTCCGGCATACTTGGATCCTTCTTACAACATTTCAGATTTTGCAACAGGTGTCACCTTTGCTTCCGCGGCAACTGGCTATGACAACGCCACTTCTGATGTTCTG TCAGTACTACCTCTATGGAAACAACTCGAATACTACAAAGAAtaccaaacaaaactaaaagcatACCAAGGAAAAGACAAAGCTACAGACACCATAAACGACTCCCTATACCTCATAAGCATAGGGACCAACGATTTTCTCGAGAATTACTTCGCTTTTCCTGGCCGTTCTTCGCAGTACTCTGTTGGTCTTTACCAAGATTTTCTAGCTGGAATAGCCAAAGACTTTGTGAAGAAGTTACACGAACTTGGTGCTAGGAAGATCTCATTAGGTGGATTGCCTCCAATGGGATGCATGCCATTAGAGAGAGCCACCAACCTTGGCACGGGAGGCGAGTGCGTTGGACGCTACAACGATATAGCGGTTCAGTTCAACGGAAAGCTTGAGAAGCTGGTTGAGCAGCTGAACAAAGAGCTTCCTGGTTCCAACGTCGTTTTCTCAAATCCCTATGAACCATTTATGCGAATCATCAAGAACCCTTCCTCTTTTG ggtTCGAGGTGGTGGGAGCAGCATGCTGTGCCACGGGGAtgtttgagatgggatatggtTGCCAAAGGAACAACCCATTCACATGTACTAACGCAGACAAGTATGTGTTTTGGGATTCATTTCACCCAACACAGAAGACTAATCACATCATGGCCAATGCTCTCATCAACAGCACATTCACTCACTTcctttaa